One bacterium DNA window includes the following coding sequences:
- a CDS encoding MltA domain-containing protein, whose product MLKRTGKLLCVPLVFVLIASCSLPRRPGPPPPTPLPSTPLAPVDWNRIEGWQEHGPGLVLDAFLNSCIALGQRPQWQKVCSGAPALEGSSGSELRAFFEDNFTPYQLRQPDGSPIGLATGYYVPDLRGSREPSPDYPYPLYRRPDDLLVIDLGDAYPELAGYRLRGRLAERRVLPYWDRAAIEGDRRPLSGQELLWVDDPVELFFLHIQGSGLIHFEDGSWSMVNYADQNGHPFRSVSQWLIQRGIMTRDEMSMQNIKAWARDNPDQVSDLLNTNPSYVFFRESPGDTGTPPGALGVPLTPGRSVAVDRRYTPLGAPVFLATTWPNTDRPLYRLMVAQDTGGAIKGPVRADFFWGMGDDAGLQAGRMKQPLRMWVLLPTVSVENQENSNSN is encoded by the coding sequence ATGCTGAAACGTACAGGAAAGCTCCTTTGTGTTCCCCTGGTCTTTGTGCTGATCGCCTCGTGCTCCCTGCCGCGGCGTCCCGGGCCCCCACCGCCGACACCGCTGCCATCGACCCCGCTGGCGCCTGTGGATTGGAACAGGATCGAGGGCTGGCAGGAGCACGGTCCCGGACTTGTCCTGGACGCCTTCCTCAACAGCTGCATCGCCCTGGGTCAGCGCCCTCAATGGCAGAAGGTCTGTTCCGGGGCCCCCGCCCTTGAAGGCAGCTCGGGATCGGAACTCCGGGCCTTTTTCGAGGACAATTTCACTCCCTATCAGCTGCGCCAGCCCGACGGCAGCCCGATCGGCCTTGCCACCGGCTACTACGTTCCGGACCTGCGGGGCAGCCGGGAGCCGTCCCCGGACTACCCCTACCCCCTCTATCGCCGTCCCGACGACCTCCTGGTCATCGACCTGGGCGATGCCTATCCGGAGTTGGCCGGCTACCGGCTGAGGGGCCGACTCGCCGAGCGCCGGGTGCTCCCCTACTGGGACCGGGCGGCCATCGAGGGGGACCGTCGTCCCCTCTCGGGGCAGGAGTTGCTCTGGGTGGACGACCCGGTGGAGCTTTTCTTCCTGCACATCCAGGGGTCGGGCCTCATCCACTTCGAGGATGGCAGCTGGTCCATGGTCAACTACGCCGACCAGAACGGCCATCCTTTCCGGTCGGTGAGCCAGTGGCTGATCCAGCGGGGGATCATGACACGCGACGAGATGTCCATGCAGAACATCAAGGCGTGGGCCCGGGACAACCCGGACCAGGTCAGCGACCTCCTCAACACCAACCCGAGCTACGTCTTCTTCCGGGAATCGCCCGGAGATACCGGAACCCCCCCGGGCGCCCTCGGCGTGCCCCTTACCCCGGGGCGCAGCGTCGCCGTCGACCGCCGCTACACCCCCCTCGGCGCCCCGGTCTTCCTGGCGACCACCTGGCCCAACACCGACCGCCCCCTCTACAGGCTGATGGTGGCCCAGGACACCGGCGGGGCGATCAAGGGGCCGGTGCGGGCCGACTTCTTCTGGGGGATGGGGGACGACGCCGGCCTCCAGGCGGGCAGGATGAAACAGCCCCTCAGGATGTGGGTGCTGCTGCCGACCGTGTCTGTAGAAAATCAGGAGAATAGTAATAGTAATTAG